From the Streptomyces pluripotens genome, one window contains:
- a CDS encoding AIM24 family protein: protein MLRLQGSKVLAVDLAGDAVKAKNGSMVAYDGRMTFKRLSGGGEGLRGMVTRRITGERMAVMEVRGDGTCWFADRAAEINLIELRGDRLCVESSNLLAADAGLRTGTTFTGLRGASQGNGLFTTTVEGHGQAAITSDGPAVVLRVSPQYPLMVDPGAYIAHQGDVRQSFQSGVTFRTLFGEGGGEAFQIRFEGDGLVYVQPSERNTIAGDL, encoded by the coding sequence ATGTTGCGACTCCAGGGAAGCAAGGTGCTCGCTGTCGACCTGGCCGGAGACGCCGTGAAAGCGAAGAACGGCTCGATGGTCGCGTACGACGGGCGGATGACCTTCAAAAGGCTCAGCGGCGGCGGCGAGGGACTGCGCGGGATGGTGACCCGGCGGATCACGGGCGAGCGAATGGCGGTGATGGAGGTACGGGGGGACGGGACCTGTTGGTTCGCGGACCGGGCCGCCGAGATCAACCTGATCGAACTGCGGGGCGACCGGCTCTGCGTAGAGTCCAGCAACCTGTTGGCCGCGGACGCGGGGCTGCGCACCGGAACCACGTTCACGGGCCTGCGCGGCGCCTCGCAGGGCAACGGGCTGTTCACCACGACCGTCGAGGGTCACGGTCAGGCGGCGATCACGTCCGACGGGCCGGCAGTCGTACTGCGGGTGAGCCCGCAGTACCCGCTGATGGTCGACCCAGGCGCCTACATCGCCCATCAGGGAGACGTCCGCCAGTCCTTCCAGTCGGGCGTGACGTTCCGCACCCTCTTCGGGGAGGGCGGCGGCGAGGCCTTCCAGATCCGCTTCGAGGGCGACGGGCTGGTGTACGTGCAGCCGAGCGAGCGGAACACGATCGCGGGGGATCTGTGA
- a CDS encoding DUF3817 domain-containing protein, whose amino-acid sequence MDIKTATALRRLRLVSAPEAVSFLILLVCSVLKRTTDFNAVPVMGAVHGVLFVLYVIFWADAWNRVRWPLKTAALYFVLSVLPTGGFFAERKLRREAESAVNAALTARAREEGVVNA is encoded by the coding sequence GTGGACATCAAGACCGCCACCGCCCTCCGCCGCCTCCGTCTGGTCTCGGCCCCCGAGGCTGTGTCCTTCCTGATCCTGCTCGTGTGCTCGGTGCTGAAGCGGACCACGGACTTCAACGCGGTGCCCGTGATGGGTGCGGTCCACGGCGTCCTGTTCGTCCTGTACGTGATCTTCTGGGCGGACGCCTGGAACCGTGTCAGGTGGCCGCTGAAGACCGCGGCCCTCTACTTCGTCCTCTCGGTGTTGCCCACCGGCGGCTTCTTCGCCGAGCGCAAGCTACGCCGCGAGGCCGAGAGTGCGGTCAACGCGGCCCTCACGGCCCGTGCCCGCGAGGAAGGAGTCGTGAACGCATGA
- a CDS encoding MTH1187 family thiamine-binding protein has protein sequence MIVAFSVTPLGVGEDVGEYVADAVRVVRESGLPNRTDAMFTSIEGEWGEVMDVVRRAVAAVEERAPRVSLVLKADIRPGVSDGMTSKVETVERYLTRG, from the coding sequence ATGATCGTCGCCTTCTCCGTGACGCCCCTGGGCGTGGGCGAGGACGTGGGGGAGTACGTTGCCGACGCCGTGCGCGTGGTCCGCGAGTCCGGCCTCCCCAACCGCACCGACGCCATGTTCACCTCGATCGAGGGCGAGTGGGGCGAGGTCATGGACGTCGTCCGGCGCGCGGTGGCCGCGGTCGAGGAGCGGGCGCCCCGGGTCTCCCTCGTCCTGAAGGCCGACATCCGGCCGGGTGTCTCCGACGGGATGACCTCCAAGGTCGAAACGGTGGAGCGGTACCTCACCCGGGGGTGA